Proteins from a single region of Hordeum vulgare subsp. vulgare chromosome 6H, MorexV3_pseudomolecules_assembly, whole genome shotgun sequence:
- the LOC123406212 gene encoding uncharacterized protein LOC123406212, whose amino-acid sequence MLPPWGMSCFSMPHSFAWCVRGRNKEDGHPAYAMVIPNGVGAVCSLVLLLLAWYWPPAPAAQGRDAPTTVINIDDLGVAPAAGLPPPAAQTHGVVRNRRVAATDDEARAMLINPGLVDVAKAAGTASVPPLPTQAEIQERERIAAEAQETRALLNQDLVGVSAGKTHEE is encoded by the exons ATGCTTCCGCCCTGGGGCATGTCCTGCTTCTCCATGCCGCATAGCTTCGCGTGGTGTGTGAGGGGGCGCAACAAGGAAGACGGCCATCCAGCCTACGCCATGGTG ATACCCAACGGGGTTGGCGCTGTGTGCTCCTTGGTCTTGCTGCTCCTCGCCTGGTACTGGCCCCCAGCACCCGCGGCACAGGGCAGGGATGCCCCGACGACCGTCATCAACATTGACGACCTGGGAGTGGCACCGGCAGCCGGCCTCCCTCCCCCTGCAGCACAGACCCACGGCGTCGTCCGCAACCGCAGGGTCGCCGCCACTGACGATGAGGCCCGGGCAATGCTCATCAACCCAGGCCTCGTCGATGTGGCAAAGGCAGCCGGAACTGCCTCCGTCCCCCCTCTGCCGACACAGGCCGAGATCCAGGAACGCGAGAGGATCGCCGCTGAAGCTCAGGAGACGAGAGCGCTCCTCAACCAAGACCTCGTCGGAGTGTCAGCCGGCAAAACGCACGAGGAATGA